In a single window of the Thunnus thynnus chromosome 9, fThuThy2.1, whole genome shotgun sequence genome:
- the LOC137189355 gene encoding uncharacterized protein, whose translation MMIVLLLLSACVCLGLADYHYAEKQYGKTFRWMIPEDTRSLEFAPKDNSKATVLWTLHVEKGWDAPFSVLGHKPPKGKVGLHWGYLELSYLTQEDSGLYTMRDNDKKLLRTVSLEVVANTMSYELSARESLDFTFDLEPNSCNIYFIPESDLKLKRFGTKIVRQGRLERKDSFYCSGFQLSKPCGILIKSLQSSCGGRFEVRDQNDNKALVVSLEVKPLQSSDVGFGIFIFSLVLSVLAFVFVCCCGKRPSKEDDSETEAAAASAPEDELVGPRSDELSQPFGTHYPAQPSYTPTGPLVHDPTDNVPPSYSEVAASAEQAAVPSALVYSDVEPQFELKGMTFPSDSANVYTSDKLNFL comes from the exons ATGATGatagtgttgctgctgcttagtgcctgtgtttgtttgg GCCTCGCAGATTACCATTATGCTGAGAAACAGTATGGGAAGACGTTCAGGTGGATGATACCTGAAGACACTCGGTCACTAGAGTTCGCCCCCAAGGACAACTCAAAGGCAACAGTCTTGTGGACACTTCATGTCGAGAAGGGGTGGGATGCGCCATTTTCAGTCTTAGGCCACAAGCCACCGAAGGGGAAAGTAGGTCTCCACTGGGGGTATCTGGAGCTGAGTTATTTAACCCAGGAAGACAGTGGCCTCTACACAATGAGAGACAATGATAAGAAACTGCTGCGTACTGTGAGCCTTGAGGTAGTAG CAAACACAATGTCCTATGAACTGAGTGCTCGAGAAAGCCTTGACTTCACTTTTGATCTGGAACCGAACTCCTGCAACATTTACTTCATCCCAGAAAGTGACCTCAAACTGAAAAGGTTTGGGACTAAGATAGTTCGTCAAGGCAGGCTAGAGAGGAAGGACTCATTTTATTGCAGTGGGTTTCAGCTGTCAAAGCCATGTGGAATTTTGATTAAGAGTCTCCAAAGTTCATGTGGTGGACGCTTCGAGGTCAGAGATCAGAATGACAACAAGGCCTTGGTGGTGTCACTGGAAGTGAAGC cactacAGTCTTCTGAtgttggttttgggattttcaTTTTTTCGCTTGTGTTGTCGGTCCTCGCTTTCGTGTTCGTCTGCTGTTGTGGGAAGAGGCCCTCCAAAGAGGACGATTCTgagactgaagctgctgctgcatctgcaCCTGAG GATGAACTTGTTGGACCGAGGTCAGATGAATTGAGTCAGCCCTTTGGGACACACTACCCCGCTCAGCCTTCTTATACTCCGACTGGTCCACTG GTACACGATCCTACTGACAATGTGCCACCTTCTTATTCTGAG GTTGCGGCTTCAGCAGAGCAGGCAGCCGTTCCATCTGCCCTCGTCTACTCTGACGTTGAGCCGCAGTTTGAACTCAAGGGGATGACCTTTCCCTCAGACTCAGCCAATGTTTATACCTCAGACAAACTCAACTTCCTCTGA